Part of the Syntrophorhabdales bacterium genome is shown below.
CAGGCCGCAGCGCGTGAGTTGGAATGTGGTTGGGGGCCGAGAGGTGGCTCATGGTTGACATATTCCGGGGGCGTACTATACTTGAAATAAAAGAGCAGTTCAAACTCTAAAAGGAGGCCTGTTATGGAAGGTAGCGTGTACAAGGTCGTAGAACTGGTGGGCACGAGCGAAACCTCATGGGAAGATGCAGCCAAAACGGCCATCAACATGGCCTCGAAGACGTTGGACGATCTCAGGATAGCCGAGGTAGTCAAACAGGATGTGGTTATCGAGAATGGGAAACTGACCGGCTATCGTGTGAGGCTTAACGTCTCTTTCAAGTATCATCCTTCCAAGGGGTAGCAGCCGTGAGGCCCGGGCGGGTTGAACACGGGGAATGCTCCCGACACCCGCCCCCGAAAGATTGCTCGTCCGTTCACTTCACAGAAGAGCCTGATAAGAATTCAGGTATGCCCTGAGATAGCGGAGAGGGGGTGCAATATGTTTTTCAT
Proteins encoded:
- a CDS encoding dodecin family protein — its product is MEGSVYKVVELVGTSETSWEDAAKTAINMASKTLDDLRIAEVVKQDVVIENGKLTGYRVRLNVSFKYHPSKG